TGTGATCTATATGGGCATCCACAATATGGTGCACATTGTCAGTGAATTACAGCAGGCGGGCTTGAGTGCCGATACGCCCGTTGCCTTGGTGCGTTGGGGCACGCGTCCTGAGCAGGATGAACTGATTGGCACCCTCGGCACAATTCTGCAGCAACTTGACGAGACTGGGTTTAGTGCGCCAGCGATCGCCGTGATTGGTTCGGTGGTCAATCTCCACGACACCCTGGCGGTTTGTCGCCCGCGGGTACAAGACGTCCGAATGTCGGCTCCCGGCATAGACTAGATCTAGCCAAGATTCGTAGTGTTGTAGATAACCGTCGTTGAACTATTCCCTCGATCCATCCCCGTCCGACCTAGAGGACGACTCCATTTGTCTTGATGTGCAGCAGGGCGGCGATCGCCTTGACCGATGGCTCTCGGATCACCTGCCGGAGTTTTCCCGGGCCCGCCTCCAGAAGCTCATTGAACAGGGGCAGGTCTGGGTGAATGATGCGCCCTGCAGCAGTAAGAAGCAGGCTGTGCAAGCGGGCGATCGCATTACCGTGACAATTCCAGAGGTAGAACCGCTAGACCTAAGCCCGGAGGCGATTCCCCTCGATATTCTCTATGAAGATGAGCATCTAATTATTCTCAACAAAGCGGCGGGAATGGTGGTGCATCCAGCTCCGGGGCATCCTAGGGGTACCTTGGTGAATGCGCTGCTGGCCCATTGTCCTAACCTGCCAGGCATTGGCGGCGTCCAGCGTCCGGGCATTGTCCATCGTTTGGATAAAGACACCACCGGGGCGATCGCGGTGGCTAAAACCGATTTTGCCCTACAGCATTTACAGGCTCAGTTCAAAACTAAAACTGCCCGACGCGATTACCTAGCGGTGGTGCATGGTTCCCCTAGTGCGGATCAGGGAACGGTGGATCAACCCATTGGCCGTAATGTAAGCGATCGCCACAAGATGGGCATTGTGCCTGAAGATCGTGGTGGACGGCGGGCGGTCACCCATTGGTCGGTGGTGGAACGGCTGGGCAACTACTCGCTCCTGCAGTTTCAGCTGGAAACGGGACGCACCCATCAAATCCGAGTTCATGCCGCATTTTTAGGCTATCCCGTGGTGGGCGATCCGGTTTACAGTTCCAATCGCTCCATCGGCGTTAAGCTCAGCGGACAAGCACTCCATGCCGAACGTCTGCGGCTCCAGCATCCGATGACCCATGAATGGATTGAAGCGATCGCTCCCCTGCCCCAATCTCTGATCACCTTGATTGAGGTGCTGCGGCGACGGCAGCCTTAAGGTCATTCAAGATCATCTTGGAAACTACAGCACTCTGAGAATCTACCAAACATCCTGAAAACCCAAAGGAGCCGTCCCGTCTAAAGTACCCTGCGATCGCAGGCCAACCCTAGATGGAACGACTCCTGATTTGGGACGTACGTTAGCTGACGAAACTTAACGGCGAGGCACAGAGGCTTCGATGTTGATGTTCATCGCCGAAACGCGAGGGGTGGAGCTACCCTTGGTGGAGACGCTACGGGCCATATCCAAGAACATGGCAGGGTTGCCAGCGCGGAATTTTTGCTCTTGGGGCACAAAACGACGCACTTGGTTTTGCCAGATGATTTGGGGGAAGCCCAACTGGTTGCGGTGGTAGCTGTCGTAGCGCGGGGTTTTCAGGTTGAATGGAGTTTCGCCCTGGGTGCGCTGCAGCAAAATTCGACGGCGCTGGAACGGTACTGTGTTGTAGCCAAAGCTGTTGAGGTACTCTTCGCTGTCGAGGAGCGCATCCACAAAGCCTTGAACGCCTTCGTTGACCACCACGATTGACCAGGCAATCTTTTCGCGCTCGCTGTACACATCGCGGCCGAGGACGC
This DNA window, taken from Candidatus Obscuribacterales bacterium, encodes the following:
- a CDS encoding phycobilisome rod-core linker polypeptide — translated: PSDMDGLIWAAYRQIFSEHQMLKSNRQTFLESQLRNGQITVRDFIRGLVISDPFRRRNFEPNSNYRFVEICVQRVLGRDVYSEREKIAWSIVVVNEGVQGFVDALLDSEEYLNSFGYNTVPFQRRRILLQRTQGETPFNLKTPRYDSYHRNQLGFPQIIWQNQVRRFVPQEQKFRAGNPAMFLDMARSVSTKGSSTPRVSAMNINIEASVPRR
- a CDS encoding RluA family pseudouridine synthase; amino-acid sequence: MNYSLDPSPSDLEDDSICLDVQQGGDRLDRWLSDHLPEFSRARLQKLIEQGQVWVNDAPCSSKKQAVQAGDRITVTIPEVEPLDLSPEAIPLDILYEDEHLIILNKAAGMVVHPAPGHPRGTLVNALLAHCPNLPGIGGVQRPGIVHRLDKDTTGAIAVAKTDFALQHLQAQFKTKTARRDYLAVVHGSPSADQGTVDQPIGRNVSDRHKMGIVPEDRGGRRAVTHWSVVERLGNYSLLQFQLETGRTHQIRVHAAFLGYPVVGDPVYSSNRSIGVKLSGQALHAERLRLQHPMTHEWIEAIAPLPQSLITLIEVLRRRQP